A genomic stretch from Sulfurimonas sediminis includes:
- a CDS encoding thioredoxin domain-containing protein yields the protein MKILFLLFLSVASLLCAKNDLQYETSPYLKQHENNPVHWYAWNKKTLLLAQKENKPLFLSIGYSTCHWCHVMARESFENEKIAQLLNKYFISVKVDREEMPQIDALYQNIFYHVHKRTGGWPLSVFMTPQREVFYITGYIPVQKEFYSEGFSDLLQKLSQLYTDKKALQTKIDTIDKAVSTAVKDSDTEDTNVSLTTLKNSLKKSFDTVYAGFGTGRKFPEASRLSLMMDLAAVTQDNTLQKYSYAMLDAMALRGLYDHIGGGFFRYSVNANWEIPHFEKMLYNQAQLLPLYVRAYEKSHKKLYKNVVQETIAMVKRRFLHHNLYWSASSAESRGKEGAFFTFTPQEIRKALKNNPETKEIEDTLGFSIEGNFNNKVVLNFETKERPHGFEYFKKALLHVRQKKKYPFIDTKINTAWNAMMIEALYKASRITESLF from the coding sequence ATGAAAATTTTATTTCTTTTATTTTTGAGTGTTGCTTCACTATTGTGTGCAAAAAATGATTTGCAGTATGAAACATCACCGTATCTCAAACAGCATGAAAACAACCCTGTGCATTGGTATGCCTGGAATAAAAAAACTCTCTTACTGGCACAAAAGGAAAATAAGCCTCTGTTCTTGTCCATAGGCTACTCAACCTGTCACTGGTGCCATGTGATGGCGAGAGAATCTTTTGAAAATGAAAAAATTGCACAACTTTTGAACAAATATTTTATCTCTGTAAAAGTGGACAGAGAAGAGATGCCGCAGATTGATGCACTCTATCAAAACATCTTTTATCATGTGCATAAACGAACAGGCGGTTGGCCTTTGAGTGTTTTTATGACTCCGCAAAGAGAGGTTTTTTACATTACAGGGTATATTCCTGTGCAAAAAGAGTTTTATTCCGAAGGGTTTTCTGATTTGCTGCAAAAACTCTCCCAACTTTATACAGATAAAAAAGCACTTCAAACAAAAATAGATACAATTGACAAAGCAGTATCAACAGCAGTCAAAGACTCAGATACAGAAGATACAAATGTTTCACTCACCACGCTCAAAAATTCTCTCAAAAAATCTTTTGATACTGTCTATGCGGGATTTGGCACAGGCAGAAAATTTCCCGAGGCTTCGAGACTCTCTTTGATGATGGATTTGGCGGCTGTAACCCAGGATAATACACTGCAAAAATACTCTTATGCAATGCTTGATGCAATGGCGCTTCGTGGTTTGTATGATCATATCGGTGGTGGTTTTTTCAGATACAGTGTGAATGCAAACTGGGAAATTCCGCATTTTGAGAAGATGCTGTATAATCAGGCACAGCTGCTTCCTTTGTATGTACGAGCCTATGAAAAAAGCCATAAGAAGCTCTACAAAAACGTGGTGCAAGAGACAATAGCAATGGTAAAAAGACGTTTTTTGCATCATAATCTTTACTGGAGTGCGAGCAGTGCAGAGAGTAGGGGCAAAGAGGGAGCATTTTTTACCTTTACGCCACAAGAGATACGCAAAGCACTCAAAAACAATCCTGAGACAAAAGAGATAGAAGATACCTTGGGATTCAGCATAGAGGGTAATTTTAACAACAAAGTAGTCTTAAACTTTGAAACGAAAGAGCGACCTCACGGTTTTGAATATTTCAAAAAAGCACTCTTACATGTAAGACAAAAGAAAAAATACCCTTTTATAGATACAAAAATAAACACGGCATGGAACGCTATGATGATAGAAGCACTCTACAAGGCTTCACGCATCACTGAAAGCCTCTTTTAG
- a CDS encoding heme-binding domain-containing protein, translating to MKKILLIAVGLFIIIQLIPYGRDHTNPPVIAQVKWDSPKTKALFDRACADCHSNETKWPWYSNIAPISWSIYYHVAEGREHFNVSMWGVQKKNKGDEAAEEVEEGEMPLASYLIAHPEARLTKEEKQALIAGLKNTFGSEKDKDEE from the coding sequence ATGAAAAAGATTTTACTTATAGCGGTTGGATTATTTATTATAATTCAACTCATACCATACGGTCGAGACCATACAAACCCACCTGTCATTGCACAAGTCAAGTGGGACAGCCCAAAAACAAAAGCACTTTTTGACAGAGCCTGTGCAGATTGCCACTCCAATGAAACAAAATGGCCTTGGTACAGCAATATAGCACCAATTTCTTGGAGTATCTACTATCATGTAGCAGAGGGGCGTGAACATTTCAATGTCTCTATGTGGGGTGTACAGAAAAAAAACAAAGGTGATGAAGCGGCCGAAGAGGTTGAAGAGGGAGAGATGCCTTTGGCGTCTTACTTAATAGCACATCCAGAGGCAAGACTTACAAAAGAAGAAAAACAAGCACTTATTGCAGGACTTAAAAATACTTTTGGCAGTGAAAAAGATAAAGATGAGGAGTAA
- a CDS encoding NifU family protein, with the protein MQFLDEDIYNAVQNYLPKVSEYVNSHGGGIELLGVKDGVVYIKLTGACGGCSMSLMTTKMVVQKKLRELIHPELQVVNVDGTPENEMPKDAYTGPKKEEPTVEKHGFLDNVKHMVGL; encoded by the coding sequence ATGCAGTTTTTAGATGAAGATATTTATAATGCAGTACAAAACTACCTGCCAAAAGTCAGTGAATATGTGAACTCACACGGTGGAGGTATAGAACTTCTCGGTGTAAAAGACGGTGTTGTCTACATCAAACTGACAGGTGCCTGCGGAGGCTGTTCTATGAGTCTGATGACAACAAAAATGGTCGTACAAAAAAAGTTGCGTGAACTGATTCATCCCGAACTGCAGGTTGTCAATGTCGACGGAACCCCTGAAAACGAAATGCCAAAAGATGCCTACACCGGTCCAAAGAAAGAAGAGCCAACAGTTGAAAAACACGGCTTTTTGGATAATGTAAAACATATGGTAGGACTCTAA
- a CDS encoding TolC family protein, which produces MKKLAYINLFFLVLSLQGNTLTLQKSIDKTLQNHPDVKAFVLKVKQSHTGYKSVRAEYLPQVNLSAEYNPTQTYVFPVNGQFNTINDAGWNLGVNVKQKIWDFSKTSLQIDASRLDEDISKLSLQDLQALLVAKVKSLYELMVVQKEAIRVREADLHVKEEYYAQAKALFDQGLKTQADTSRFLSAVYIAKDNLSIAKSLYEKAKNSLSLYMGEKIAQSVDLEADVLQKELQSAQNMTQKVLSSNTELKIYDETIQKNALLHKSARASHYGSFDAIASYNRVGSLNLYDAHLVGVVLNIPLYAGGKLTAQTQNAEIGLQIAKEQKASKILALKEEISSLLLDIHRYDETIAAKKAQLDSAKKTKRVLDGRYKEGLSTYIEVLDASSLVLEAELGLLEAYYSKTLSIDRINYLQGKIK; this is translated from the coding sequence ATGAAAAAGTTAGCATATATAAATTTATTTTTTTTAGTACTCTCTTTACAGGGAAACACACTTACTTTACAAAAAAGTATAGACAAAACACTGCAAAATCATCCTGATGTAAAAGCATTTGTACTGAAAGTAAAGCAGTCGCACACAGGGTATAAGTCTGTGCGTGCAGAGTACTTACCACAGGTAAATCTCTCTGCAGAATATAATCCGACACAAACTTATGTTTTTCCTGTCAATGGACAGTTTAATACCATCAATGATGCTGGTTGGAATCTGGGTGTCAATGTCAAACAAAAAATTTGGGATTTTTCCAAAACAAGTTTGCAAATAGATGCAAGCAGACTTGATGAAGATATCTCAAAACTTTCATTACAGGATCTTCAGGCGTTGCTTGTTGCAAAGGTAAAGTCTTTGTATGAACTGATGGTTGTTCAAAAAGAAGCAATTAGAGTACGCGAAGCAGATTTACATGTAAAAGAGGAGTATTATGCTCAGGCAAAAGCTCTTTTTGACCAGGGGCTCAAGACCCAGGCCGATACAAGCCGTTTTCTCTCCGCTGTCTATATAGCGAAAGACAATCTGTCCATTGCAAAATCTCTCTATGAAAAGGCAAAAAATTCTTTGTCTCTTTATATGGGAGAGAAGATTGCGCAGAGTGTGGATCTGGAAGCTGATGTTTTACAAAAAGAGTTGCAGAGTGCTCAAAATATGACACAAAAGGTACTCAGCAGCAATACCGAGTTAAAAATTTATGACGAAACCATACAGAAAAATGCCTTGCTGCATAAGTCTGCAAGAGCCTCTCATTATGGTTCTTTTGATGCGATTGCTTCTTACAACCGTGTTGGTTCTTTAAATCTTTATGATGCGCATCTTGTAGGCGTTGTGCTGAACATTCCTTTATATGCCGGTGGAAAGCTAACAGCACAGACACAAAATGCTGAAATTGGGCTACAAATAGCCAAAGAACAAAAAGCTTCAAAAATACTCGCGCTCAAAGAAGAGATAAGCAGTCTTCTCTTGGATATACACAGATATGATGAGACCATAGCTGCAAAAAAAGCACAGCTGGATTCGGCAAAAAAGACAAAAAGAGTGCTTGACGGAAGATACAAAGAGGGACTCTCTACATACATAGAAGTTTTAGATGCAAGTTCTCTGGTACTGGAAGCCGAGCTCGGACTGCTTGAGGCATATTACTCGAAAACGCTGAGTATAGACAGAATTAATTATTTACAAGGAAAAATAAAATGA
- a CDS encoding c-type cytochrome — protein sequence MKKLLISTLLLTGSLFAQSAQEIIQDNGCLACHAVASKKAAPAFAGIGRRNKRFEGANAKEVIMASIKNGSQGKYPRFSDSAMPAFANLTQEQLSTVADYILSQSSKARGMGKGGGMGRGQGMGMGMGGGM from the coding sequence ATGAAAAAATTACTTATATCTACACTACTACTCACCGGGAGTCTCTTTGCACAGAGTGCACAAGAGATTATTCAAGACAATGGTTGCCTGGCGTGTCATGCAGTTGCAAGTAAAAAAGCTGCTCCGGCATTTGCAGGAATCGGAAGGCGAAACAAACGCTTTGAAGGTGCAAATGCAAAAGAGGTGATTATGGCAAGTATCAAAAACGGCTCACAAGGGAAATACCCAAGATTTTCTGACTCTGCTATGCCTGCCTTTGCAAATCTGACACAAGAGCAGTTAAGCACTGTAGCTGATTACATCTTGTCACAATCTTCTAAAGCTAGAGGAATGGGTAAAGGTGGCGGCATGGGTCGTGGACAAGGCATGGGAATGGGAATGGGAGGTGGTATGTAA
- a CDS encoding ABC transporter permease produces MKFFLKILKDFPAYLWSGWGAVASILLFTALWDVGNQVYGNLVLPSPLETFKTLYAMLHDKEVWEQIDITLYRASVGFGLSLLFGSALGLIAGFFATASMMSRPVVTILVGMPPIAWIVLAMIWFGMGDETVIFTIIVASFPIIFVGALQGTRTLDGALKEMAESFHLPWHMKFTDVYFPHIFSYIFPAWVSGLGMAWKIVIMAELLATSDGLGASLAVARSQLDTPTALALVTIMIGSLMFIEYIILEPIKREVELWRS; encoded by the coding sequence TTGAAATTCTTTCTCAAAATTTTAAAAGATTTTCCGGCTTACCTATGGAGCGGATGGGGTGCAGTTGCTTCCATTCTGCTTTTTACAGCCCTGTGGGATGTCGGAAATCAGGTATATGGAAATTTAGTGCTTCCTTCTCCGCTTGAAACATTTAAGACTCTTTATGCCATGTTGCATGACAAGGAGGTGTGGGAACAGATTGACATCACCCTCTACCGCGCTTCTGTTGGCTTTGGACTCTCTTTGTTGTTTGGTTCTGCTTTGGGTCTCATCGCCGGTTTCTTTGCAACGGCGTCTATGATGAGTCGTCCGGTTGTAACCATACTTGTAGGCATGCCGCCAATTGCCTGGATAGTTTTGGCAATGATTTGGTTTGGAATGGGAGATGAAACAGTTATTTTTACCATTATAGTTGCTTCTTTTCCCATTATATTTGTAGGTGCCCTGCAAGGAACTCGTACACTTGATGGTGCTTTAAAAGAGATGGCTGAGAGTTTCCATCTTCCATGGCACATGAAGTTTACAGATGTCTATTTTCCTCATATTTTTTCTTATATCTTCCCTGCTTGGGTTAGCGGACTTGGTATGGCATGGAAGATTGTCATCATGGCAGAGTTACTTGCAACAAGTGACGGGCTTGGTGCTTCGTTGGCAGTGGCAAGAAGTCAGTTGGATACACCAACGGCATTGGCACTTGTAACCATAATGATAGGTTCGCTGATGTTTATCGAGTATATTATTTTAGAACCTATTAAAAGAGAGGTGGAATTATGGAGAAGTTAG
- a CDS encoding ABC transporter permease → MINLAQKEIAHTFGKFIVTAIGVGMLLGIVFVMMGVYRGMIIDAQVLLDDVGVDLWVVQENTLGPFAEASRVHEDLKDTLKVIEGVDKSEGITFQNLQLPSKNGAVRVFAVGFDPFGDINPINPKRLISGRGLHRNHYEMVVTDKTGFTLGDTIHLGRDFYHVVGVTHGTVSSGGDPLVYISLKDAQELQFLYSNARIRNDRERGISGVNSHMVNAVIATKKDGYDIDVIADNIREWKHKAVFTAEEEKTILTKNLIKMASKQIGMFTVILVIVSTIIIALIIYTMTLEKMKEIAIMKLIGIPNSMIIKMIVQETLIMGVLAFISGNIFAHLIYTKFPKRVVLETPDALGLFIVVVIASILASLIGVKKVISADPAEAIGG, encoded by the coding sequence ATGATAAATTTAGCACAAAAAGAGATAGCCCATACTTTTGGAAAGTTTATCGTAACAGCCATAGGAGTAGGTATGCTTCTGGGTATAGTGTTTGTTATGATGGGTGTTTATCGGGGAATGATTATCGATGCCCAGGTATTACTGGATGATGTGGGTGTAGATTTGTGGGTTGTACAGGAAAATACACTTGGTCCCTTTGCAGAAGCCTCACGGGTACATGAAGATTTGAAAGATACCCTGAAAGTGATTGAAGGTGTCGATAAATCCGAAGGCATTACATTTCAAAACCTGCAATTGCCGTCAAAAAACGGAGCTGTCCGTGTCTTTGCAGTGGGATTTGATCCTTTTGGGGATATCAATCCCATTAATCCAAAACGCTTAATCAGCGGACGGGGGCTTCATAGAAATCATTATGAAATGGTCGTCACTGACAAAACAGGATTTACACTGGGTGATACAATCCACTTGGGGCGTGATTTTTATCATGTGGTCGGTGTAACACATGGAACCGTCTCCTCAGGCGGAGATCCTTTGGTGTATATCAGTCTCAAAGATGCACAGGAGTTACAGTTTTTATACTCCAATGCCCGTATACGCAATGACAGAGAAAGAGGCATATCGGGAGTGAACTCTCATATGGTCAATGCTGTGATAGCTACAAAAAAAGATGGCTACGATATTGATGTTATTGCAGATAATATAAGAGAGTGGAAACACAAGGCGGTTTTTACGGCTGAAGAAGAGAAGACTATTCTGACAAAAAATCTTATTAAAATGGCATCCAAACAGATTGGTATGTTTACGGTCATTTTGGTAATTGTCTCGACTATCATTATTGCGTTGATTATTTATACAATGACACTGGAGAAGATGAAAGAAATTGCCATTATGAAGCTTATCGGTATTCCAAACAGTATGATAATCAAGATGATAGTTCAAGAGACGCTTATTATGGGAGTGTTGGCATTCATCTCAGGAAATATCTTTGCACATCTTATTTATACGAAGTTTCCAAAACGGGTTGTATTGGAAACACCGGATGCTTTAGGACTTTTTATTGTTGTGGTTATTGCATCCATACTGGCTTCTTTGATAGGGGTTAAAAAAGTAATCTCAGCAGACCCTGCAGAGGCAATAGGCGGTTGA
- a CDS encoding ABC transporter substrate-binding protein: protein MIKKILLTISFVLFLQANEIKKVDTLVLSGPMASVSHPLLRMIETGALNDVAENVKFIMWKSPDELRALTLRGSADFIAIPTNVAANLYNKGVNIKLLNVSVWGILGMITRDKTKKTLRDFKGCEIAMPFRADMPDIVFEEIVKREGLDPKKDFTLRYVNSPIDAMQMLIMRRVDHALLAEPAISMALRKTNSFPLKLIAPDLYRSADLQKEWGKVFHIEAKIPQAGMAVIGKKDPYLIKRFNEEYAKALQWYKTHPKEAGELVHKYIPMLMPEAVADSLDYVQLNDVNAKDAQKDLEFFFEILKNNNPKTIGGKLPQNGFYFSPKSE, encoded by the coding sequence ATGATTAAAAAAATATTACTGACAATTTCTTTCGTACTTTTTCTACAGGCAAACGAGATAAAAAAAGTAGATACTTTGGTTTTAAGCGGTCCAATGGCATCTGTGAGTCACCCGCTTTTAAGAATGATTGAAACAGGTGCATTAAATGATGTAGCTGAAAATGTCAAATTTATTATGTGGAAATCACCTGATGAATTGCGTGCTCTCACACTTCGCGGCAGTGCTGACTTTATAGCAATCCCGACTAATGTGGCTGCCAATCTGTATAACAAAGGTGTAAATATCAAACTGCTTAATGTTTCCGTGTGGGGAATTTTGGGAATGATTACGCGTGATAAAACCAAAAAAACTCTTCGTGATTTTAAAGGATGCGAGATAGCTATGCCGTTTCGTGCCGATATGCCTGACATTGTCTTTGAAGAGATTGTAAAAAGAGAGGGACTTGATCCGAAAAAAGACTTTACACTGCGCTATGTAAACTCACCGATAGATGCTATGCAGATGCTTATAATGCGCAGAGTCGATCATGCGCTCTTGGCTGAACCTGCCATCTCTATGGCACTGAGAAAAACAAACTCTTTTCCATTGAAACTTATAGCGCCTGACCTTTACAGAAGTGCAGATTTGCAAAAAGAGTGGGGAAAAGTTTTTCATATTGAAGCCAAAATTCCACAGGCCGGCATGGCGGTTATTGGCAAAAAAGATCCATATCTCATAAAACGTTTCAATGAGGAGTATGCAAAAGCGCTTCAGTGGTACAAAACACATCCCAAAGAAGCCGGAGAGTTGGTTCATAAATATATTCCAATGCTGATGCCTGAAGCTGTAGCAGACAGTCTGGATTATGTTCAATTGAATGATGTTAATGCAAAAGATGCACAAAAAGATTTGGAATTTTTCTTTGAAATTCTAAAAAATAATAATCCTAAGACTATTGGTGGTAAATTACCACAGAATGGTTTTTATTTTAGTCCGAAGAGTGAGTAG
- a CDS encoding efflux RND transporter periplasmic adaptor subunit, translated as MSTKVKYIIFIVVGIVAATLFYNKVFIPKHTFKTVHPTKGDLNKEIFGIGEVGAKNIYAITAQTGGKIVQINTDEGKWVKKGDLLVVIDSVDLPKLIEEANISIYKAKSEFKAAQEELNALEVQKVLAEKTYKRYKKLQAKSFVSQAEYDKAKADFDGLKVNIKATQTRINSSKIEVVRLQKALEALHVKLSRYKIYSPIDGYVIAKEAEVAQSVLPTQPILKIVEPQTVWIQAYVDEKISGDVKVGQRAVITLRSQSNKKLEGYVSRIVAQSDAVTQEREVDVSFYAVPTPFYINEQAEVLITTQTLKNVVKIPAYLIVYKDKKAGVWIEKEGHAHFLHVNITDITDKEAAVKNLDTTLRLLVPDKTKKSLSEGMRIYK; from the coding sequence ATGAGTACAAAAGTGAAATATATAATTTTTATTGTTGTAGGTATAGTAGCGGCAACTCTGTTTTACAACAAAGTTTTTATTCCAAAACATACATTTAAAACAGTGCATCCGACTAAAGGTGATTTAAACAAGGAGATTTTCGGTATAGGGGAAGTGGGGGCAAAAAACATTTATGCCATCACAGCACAAACAGGCGGAAAAATAGTGCAGATTAATACAGATGAGGGAAAATGGGTAAAAAAGGGAGATTTGCTTGTAGTGATTGACAGTGTTGATTTACCAAAATTAATTGAAGAAGCAAATATTTCGATATATAAAGCAAAATCTGAATTTAAAGCAGCACAAGAAGAGTTAAATGCTCTTGAAGTACAAAAAGTATTGGCAGAAAAAACATATAAACGCTATAAAAAATTACAGGCAAAATCTTTTGTTTCTCAGGCAGAATATGACAAAGCAAAAGCAGATTTTGATGGACTAAAAGTAAATATAAAAGCAACACAGACCCGTATCAATTCTTCAAAAATAGAAGTGGTTCGTTTACAAAAAGCCTTGGAAGCCTTACATGTAAAACTCTCACGCTATAAAATTTATTCACCGATTGATGGTTATGTGATTGCAAAAGAGGCTGAGGTGGCACAAAGTGTTCTGCCAACACAGCCTATACTCAAAATAGTTGAGCCACAAACAGTATGGATTCAAGCTTATGTAGATGAAAAAATAAGCGGAGATGTCAAAGTAGGGCAGCGTGCAGTTATTACCCTGCGTTCGCAAAGCAATAAGAAGTTAGAGGGATATGTCAGTCGCATTGTCGCACAGAGTGATGCTGTGACACAAGAGAGAGAGGTTGATGTCAGTTTTTATGCTGTGCCGACCCCCTTTTATATCAATGAACAGGCAGAGGTACTCATTACAACACAAACATTGAAAAATGTTGTCAAAATACCTGCTTATTTGATTGTCTATAAAGATAAAAAGGCCGGTGTATGGATAGAAAAAGAGGGACATGCCCACTTCTTACATGTAAATATAACCGATATAACGGACAAAGAAGCAGCTGTGAAAAATTTGGACACGACTCTCAGACTTTTGGTGCCGGATAAAACTAAAAAATCTCTCAGTGAAGGCATGAGAATTTACAAATGA
- a CDS encoding sulfite exporter TauE/SafE family protein, which yields MHDYILYGAITLILSTVFSMGGAGSGIALIPVLHFLGLDFTVAKAVGLFAGASTTVTSSIMNIKHKAVEYAFVLPIAVTMLLFAPLGAYSSNFINENIVKFAFMLLLFYSATMMMFGKKKALFSAQSKLTLLLVGAVVGFIAGLLGVGGGNILIPLLALLGFAPKKVAVAVSFVVPFSALGSFFTYASYVPLGWVLLAVIALCAIIGGYIGNYLMHFKLEQSHIKKIMAALLYLLAFKMLWHLTFP from the coding sequence ATGCATGACTATATTCTTTATGGGGCTATTACCCTGATTCTTTCTACTGTTTTTTCTATGGGAGGAGCGGGTTCGGGTATAGCACTCATTCCGGTTTTACATTTTTTAGGGCTTGATTTTACTGTGGCTAAAGCGGTTGGACTTTTTGCAGGAGCATCTACCACTGTCACATCAAGCATTATGAACATCAAACACAAAGCTGTTGAGTATGCCTTTGTCTTACCTATCGCTGTGACGATGCTCCTGTTTGCACCTCTTGGAGCGTACTCCAGTAATTTTATCAACGAAAACATTGTCAAATTTGCCTTTATGCTCTTACTTTTTTACTCTGCTACGATGATGATGTTTGGCAAGAAAAAAGCACTTTTTTCTGCCCAGTCAAAACTCACACTTTTACTTGTCGGTGCTGTGGTTGGTTTTATTGCCGGACTTTTAGGTGTAGGCGGAGGTAATATCCTCATTCCACTTTTGGCTCTGCTTGGATTTGCGCCTAAAAAAGTAGCCGTCGCTGTGAGTTTTGTCGTGCCCTTTTCAGCCCTTGGCTCCTTTTTCACCTATGCTTCATATGTTCCTTTAGGCTGGGTGCTTTTGGCTGTTATTGCATTGTGTGCCATCATCGGTGGCTACATTGGAAACTATCTTATGCACTTTAAACTCGAGCAGTCTCACATTAAAAAAATTATGGCAGCACTTTTGTATCTGCTTGCCTTTAAAATGCTTTGGCACTTAACATTCCCTTAA
- a CDS encoding APC family permease: MRSIGLLGAISIGIGGMVGGGIFAVLGEAVSLAHGATAVAFAIAGIVAILTAYSYAKLSVAYQSEGGTVTFIDKAFGDNILSGSVNLMLWLSYLVTISLYATAFASYGETFFTYKSEWLHHGLIVVSIIIPAVINLVSASFVGKSETVIVVIKVSLLVLVIVAGASYVDPQRMSPVHWGSPLSIVTAGMIIFVAYEGFELIANSAEDIKEPNKNLPRAFYASVVTVIALYVLIAVITVGNVPEDVLMQAKDYALAEAAKPSLGQMGFTLVAFAALLSTFSAINATIYGNARLGYIIAKDGKLPRSLMDEGKKSGVPFKGVLYTTLFSLILANSIDLTEIAIIGSAGFLLIFLLVNISAYKLYKEIGANRFVLITSSILSFLALCTLLFHTYTSNPRAVVIFMSFIIISGLFELIYGRYVRGQFFNRNYKTNS; encoded by the coding sequence ATGAGAAGTATAGGACTTTTGGGCGCGATTTCAATCGGCATCGGCGGAATGGTAGGCGGCGGTATATTTGCGGTTTTGGGAGAAGCGGTCTCTTTGGCACACGGGGCAACGGCTGTTGCTTTTGCCATAGCCGGCATTGTGGCAATACTGACGGCATATTCCTATGCCAAACTCTCCGTAGCTTATCAAAGTGAGGGCGGAACGGTTACTTTTATAGACAAAGCCTTTGGCGATAATATCCTCTCCGGGAGTGTCAATTTGATGCTGTGGCTGAGTTATCTTGTGACCATTTCACTTTACGCAACGGCTTTTGCCTCGTATGGGGAGACTTTTTTTACATACAAATCCGAATGGTTGCATCACGGGCTTATTGTGGTTTCTATTATTATTCCTGCTGTTATCAATCTGGTAAGTGCCTCTTTTGTCGGCAAGAGCGAGACGGTTATAGTAGTTATTAAGGTTTCTCTCCTTGTTTTGGTTATAGTTGCCGGTGCTTCTTATGTTGACCCTCAAAGAATGTCACCAGTACATTGGGGCTCACCGCTCTCGATTGTGACAGCAGGCATGATTATTTTTGTAGCTTATGAAGGTTTTGAGCTTATAGCCAATTCGGCAGAAGATATAAAAGAGCCAAACAAAAATCTGCCGCGTGCTTTTTATGCTTCTGTGGTTACAGTAATAGCTTTGTATGTATTGATTGCCGTAATTACGGTGGGAAATGTTCCCGAAGATGTGTTGATGCAGGCAAAAGACTATGCTTTGGCAGAAGCGGCAAAACCTTCTTTGGGACAGATGGGTTTTACGCTTGTAGCTTTTGCGGCACTTTTGTCCACTTTTTCTGCCATCAATGCTACAATTTACGGTAATGCACGGCTGGGATACATCATAGCCAAAGACGGAAAACTTCCCCGTTCTTTGATGGATGAAGGCAAAAAATCGGGTGTTCCTTTTAAAGGGGTTTTATATACGACTCTTTTTAGTCTGATTTTGGCAAACAGTATTGATTTGACAGAGATTGCCATTATAGGCAGTGCGGGATTTTTGTTGATATTTTTGCTGGTCAATATCAGTGCGTATAAACTCTACAAGGAGATAGGGGCAAATCGTTTTGTCTTGATAACATCTTCGATACTGAGCTTTTTAGCGCTTTGTACCCTGTTGTTTCATACCTATACATCGAATCCGAGGGCTGTTGTTATTTTTATGAGCTTTATTATTATTTCCGGGCTTTTTGAATTGATATACGGACGCTATGTCAGAGGACAGTTTTTTAACAGGAACTATAAAACCAACTCTTAG
- a CDS encoding flavin reductase family protein — protein MVVDYADKALTQRYQLMAQTIIPRPIAWICTQDAKGTLNIAPFSYFMGLSSEPPTMIVSIGHKSDGSQKDTLKNLRETKKCTVCMVDEAHLEQMHFSSKELDARQSEAEIFGIETKSIIKDFPPIVTGVPSAFFCELYQEIDLKGSKTIPLVVEIKSQYIDDTIITDKEKLTLDYEPLARVGKSYALLGKRVNPPKIP, from the coding sequence ATGGTGGTGGATTATGCAGACAAGGCACTTACGCAGCGTTACCAGCTTATGGCGCAGACCATCATCCCCAGACCCATTGCCTGGATTTGCACGCAAGATGCAAAAGGCACTCTTAACATTGCTCCTTTTAGCTATTTCATGGGGCTCAGCTCTGAACCTCCTACAATGATAGTAAGCATTGGACATAAAAGTGACGGCAGCCAAAAAGATACACTCAAGAATCTGCGTGAGACAAAAAAGTGTACTGTCTGTATGGTTGATGAGGCACATTTAGAACAAATGCATTTTAGCTCTAAAGAGCTTGACGCAAGGCAAAGCGAAGCCGAAATTTTTGGCATTGAGACAAAAAGCATCATCAAAGATTTCCCACCAATCGTGACTGGCGTACCGAGTGCCTTTTTTTGTGAACTCTACCAGGAGATAGATCTCAAAGGATCAAAAACTATCCCGCTTGTCGTAGAGATAAAGTCCCAGTATATTGATGATACAATCATCACAGACAAAGAAAAACTCACACTTGATTATGAACCACTCGCCCGTGTCGGAAAAAGCTACGCCCTGCTCGGCAAAAGAGTCAACCCTCCAAAAATACCATAA